One genomic region from Thermodesulfobacteriota bacterium encodes:
- a CDS encoding ABC transporter ATP-binding protein: protein MTPEYSVSVSELVKQFGDFTAVDRVSFNVRKGEIFGFLGPNGAGKSTTIRMLCGLISPTGGQGMVGGFDIVRESQKIKEHIGYMSQKFSLYDDLRVGENIAFFGGVYGLSGQKMKERTDFILDFVGLSEKRGSVTATLATGWKQRLALGCAILHEPAIVFLDEPTSGVDPLSRRRFWDLIYLMASQGVTVFVTTHYMDEAEYCDHLALIYRGRLIALGSPQELKRRHMKESILEVTCHPLVEALAALQSGSPPFDTAIFGNTLHVKVQEPVSGQVAIRERLAGNVIEVRNIRAIVPSLEDVFVTLIEQEDAKESSRVQA, encoded by the coding sequence ATGACTCCGGAATACTCGGTAAGCGTAAGTGAACTCGTAAAACAATTTGGGGATTTCACCGCCGTCGATCGGGTGAGCTTTAATGTAAGAAAGGGTGAGATATTCGGCTTTCTGGGTCCAAACGGCGCGGGGAAATCGACTACCATACGCATGCTTTGTGGCCTGATCAGCCCCACAGGTGGACAGGGGATGGTCGGAGGATTTGATATCGTCAGGGAATCCCAAAAGATTAAAGAGCACATCGGCTATATGTCTCAGAAGTTTTCTCTCTACGATGACCTTAGGGTTGGAGAAAATATTGCATTTTTCGGCGGGGTATATGGGCTCTCCGGTCAAAAAATGAAGGAACGCACAGATTTCATTTTGGATTTTGTTGGCCTATCGGAAAAGAGGGGGAGCGTCACCGCTACACTCGCCACCGGATGGAAGCAGCGATTGGCCCTGGGTTGCGCCATACTCCATGAGCCGGCGATTGTATTTCTGGATGAACCTACATCCGGTGTCGATCCCCTCTCCCGGCGCCGTTTCTGGGATCTTATCTATCTCATGGCCTCTCAGGGGGTCACGGTCTTTGTCACTACCCATTACATGGATGAGGCCGAGTACTGCGATCATCTGGCCTTAATATATCGCGGCCGGCTTATTGCTCTCGGCAGTCCGCAGGAGCTCAAACGCCGGCATATGAAGGAATCGATCCTGGAGGTCACCTGTCATCCCTTGGTGGAGGCCCTGGCGGCGCTTCAAAGTGGGTCTCCTCCATTTGATACCGCCATATTTGGAAACACGCTTCACGTGAAAGTACAAGAGCCGGTCTCCGGGCAAGTTGCCATCCGGGAAAGGCTGGCCGGTAATGTAATAGAGGTCCGGAATATACGGGCCATAGTCCCTTCTCTGGAAGATGTCTTTGTTACCCTTATCGAACAGGAAGACGCAAAGGAATCCAGTCGTGTTCAGGCCTAA
- a CDS encoding ABC transporter ATP-binding protein has protein sequence MSRQHSAISVQLINAMFAIDVQNLTKNFRDVTAVDNLTLQVKEGEIYGLVGPDGAGKTTTLRLLSGVLKPDKGEGTVTGFRLFHDREKIKENISYMPQRFALYTDLTVEENIRFYADVFEVPGKLWRERAERWLKMSNLFDFKNRLVQNLSGGMKQKVALICALIHTPKALLLDEPTNGVDPVSRRDFWGILYGLLKERVTILVSTAYLDEAERCNRIGLLYHGRMLLEGDPAAVKSRFPGQVAEIVCGERERVKSLLRELEGVQDVIVSGDRIHVHLDDFKRREPVMRERLKGAGIRAECFTPVSPSLEDVFMSLVQREQKKGEAG, from the coding sequence ATGAGCCGTCAGCACTCAGCTATCAGCGTTCAGCTTATTAATGCCATGTTTGCCATTGATGTCCAAAATCTGACGAAGAATTTCAGAGACGTTACGGCCGTGGATAATCTCACCCTTCAGGTCAAGGAAGGAGAGATATACGGCCTGGTCGGACCGGATGGCGCCGGCAAGACCACCACACTGCGGCTCCTTTCCGGTGTCCTCAAACCGGATAAAGGGGAAGGGACAGTAACCGGTTTCAGGCTTTTTCACGACCGGGAAAAGATCAAGGAAAACATATCCTACATGCCTCAGCGTTTTGCCCTTTATACTGATCTGACCGTGGAAGAAAATATCCGTTTCTATGCGGATGTCTTTGAGGTTCCGGGCAAGTTGTGGCGTGAGCGCGCCGAACGCTGGCTGAAAATGTCCAACCTTTTTGATTTTAAAAATCGCCTTGTGCAAAACCTCTCGGGCGGCATGAAGCAGAAGGTGGCCCTTATCTGTGCGCTCATCCATACGCCGAAAGCGCTCCTTCTGGATGAACCAACCAATGGCGTGGACCCCGTGTCACGGCGCGACTTCTGGGGTATCCTTTACGGGCTGCTTAAGGAGAGGGTGACGATCCTGGTCTCGACTGCCTACCTGGATGAGGCGGAACGATGTAACCGCATAGGACTTCTCTACCATGGGCGGATGCTCCTGGAGGGGGATCCGGCCGCCGTAAAGAGCCGGTTTCCCGGACAGGTAGCTGAGATTGTCTGTGGGGAACGCGAGCGGGTCAAATCTCTACTCCGGGAACTGGAGGGCGTTCAGGACGTTATCGTGAGCGGCGACCGCATACACGTCCACCTCGATGATTTTAAAAGACGGGAACCTGTGATGAGAGAAAGATTAAAAGGGGCCGGCATACGGGCAGAGTGTTTTACCCCTGTGTCCCCTTCTTTAGAGGACGTTTTCATGTCCCTGGTGCAACGAGAACAGAAGAAGGGCGAGGCAGGATGA
- a CDS encoding ABC transporter permease: MFNRIRTIIIKEFIQFLRDKRMRFTLLVPPIMQLIVFGYAANFDLKHIPTAVVDYDQSVESREILSRFDSTAYFDIKHRVRTMPELKGLIDRSSVILGIVIPAGYANDVRSGNPTSIQALLDGTDSNSTMVIVGYLNRILGAYNRALSAKLVAEYGEVTVEPRTWYNPNLESRVFFVPGVIALVVFIVTMILTAMAIVKEYEIGTIEQILVTPIRPIELILGKLCPFAVVGIIDVILISVVGRLLFQVHIVGNPLVLFLGAIMFLLSSLGFGLFLSTVSRTQQQALMASFLFINPAVMLSGFGFPIENMPQWVQYLTYLNPLRYFVAVIRGVYLKGVGLDILWPQLLAMAVIGISTIGISVLRFKQKLE, encoded by the coding sequence TTGTTCAACCGCATACGCACCATCATTATAAAAGAGTTCATTCAGTTTTTGCGGGACAAGCGTATGCGCTTCACCCTCCTGGTCCCGCCTATCATGCAGCTAATAGTTTTTGGTTATGCGGCCAATTTTGACCTAAAGCATATCCCCACGGCAGTTGTGGATTATGATCAGAGCGTGGAGAGCCGGGAGATACTCTCCCGATTTGATAGCACGGCCTATTTTGACATAAAACACAGGGTGAGGACTATGCCGGAGCTTAAAGGGCTTATAGATCGAAGCAGCGTCATCCTGGGTATAGTCATTCCGGCCGGGTATGCCAATGACGTGCGGAGCGGGAACCCCACCAGTATCCAGGCGCTTCTGGATGGTACGGATTCGAATAGCACAATGGTCATTGTCGGCTACTTAAACCGGATATTGGGTGCCTATAACCGTGCGCTTTCTGCCAAATTAGTCGCAGAATATGGCGAGGTCACGGTTGAGCCGCGTACCTGGTATAATCCGAACCTGGAAAGTCGGGTCTTTTTCGTCCCCGGAGTTATTGCCCTGGTGGTTTTCATAGTCACCATGATACTTACCGCCATGGCTATTGTAAAAGAATACGAGATCGGCACCATAGAACAGATCCTCGTGACGCCGATACGGCCAATTGAGCTTATCCTGGGAAAACTATGCCCATTTGCGGTTGTCGGCATTATCGATGTCATTTTGATCAGCGTAGTTGGCCGCTTATTGTTCCAGGTTCACATAGTCGGCAACCCTCTGGTGCTCTTTCTCGGCGCTATAATGTTTCTCTTAAGTTCTTTAGGATTTGGCCTTTTCCTTTCCACGGTGTCGCGTACCCAGCAGCAGGCCCTTATGGCCAGTTTCTTATTCATTAACCCGGCCGTCATGCTCTCCGGCTTCGGCTTCCCCATTGAGAATATGCCTCAGTGGGTGCAATACCTGACCTATCTGAATCCGCTGCGCTACTTTGTGGCGGTTATCCGTGGGGTATATCTAAAAGGCGTTGGACTTGACATCCTCTGGCCTCAACTGCTGGCTATGGCCGTGATAGGCATATCCACGATCGGCATAAGCGTCTTACGATTTAAGCAGAAACTCGAATAG
- a CDS encoding PAS domain-containing protein, which produces MINKIHLAHNKVILIGIVLSAIFWIIEAAMHVYIFQDGTFFQQILSPETHEAWMRSIVVLMFIAFSIYADSIINVRRRAEEATRQAYAELNQVLDTAADGMRLVDNDFNILRVNDTFSALSGIGKDEAIGRKCYEVFRGPLCHSPACPLTRISQGEGRVECDVEKKRSDGTTVPCILTATPVRTPGGKLVGIVEDFKDITERKKTEAALRESERQKQAILDASVDMIVQIDKEMRIVWANKTAGAILNEKPENLTGHTCHKVYQNSDTPCPDCPCKRALESGQIEHGIKYQPAMNVVGESYWEDYGIPLKNESGEVVGLIEIARNVTGKMKAEKALRESEEKLAGLVDSITDLMIMVDEHFNIIWTNDLAANFCRTDLVGEKCYTAYHRSNENCVSCIVKECFKDGDVHEFETEIVGPDGKQRVFWGTASVAARYEDGRPRAVVEFLRDITDRKQAERDIKILKQQMEFILGATKTGLDIIDSQFNIRYIDPEWKKLYGDPTGRKCYEYFMGRSEICPGCGIPRALETKAITVTEEILVKEGDRPIQVTTIPFQDDKGEWLVAEVNVDIAERKRIEEEKRKIEAQLLQAQKMEAIGTLAGGIAHDFNNLLTGLQGRVSLMLMHTDHSHFEYLKELEDIVQRGAHLTKQLLGFARRGKYEVNPTDLNELIDKSSGMFGRTQKEIRIHRKLREGIWTTEVDASQIEQVMLNLYVNAWQAMPEGGDLYLQTENVILDESYVQPFNVKSGRYVKISVTDTGVGMDKVTQQRIFEPFFTTKEIGRGTGLGLASTYGIIKNHGGIINVYSEIGHGTTFAIYLPASEKKIVKKQKASETLLSGNETVLLVDDEDMVIDISREILQTLGYQVLSATSGHDALEIYAKHKDTIDVVVLDMIMPGMGGGAVYDRLKEINPNVKCLLASGYSMNGQATEILERGCSGFIQKPFNMEQFSQKVREVLDTLNSK; this is translated from the coding sequence ATGATCAACAAGATACATCTAGCACATAACAAGGTGATACTGATAGGAATCGTGCTTAGCGCAATCTTTTGGATTATTGAGGCGGCTATGCATGTTTATATCTTCCAGGACGGCACCTTTTTTCAACAGATACTTAGCCCGGAAACACACGAAGCCTGGATGCGCTCAATAGTAGTGCTCATGTTCATTGCGTTCAGCATTTATGCTGACTCTATCATCAATGTTCGCAGGCGGGCCGAGGAGGCAACCAGACAGGCATACGCAGAACTCAATCAGGTTCTTGATACTGCGGCTGACGGGATGCGCCTGGTTGATAACGACTTCAATATACTTCGGGTTAACGACACATTCTCGGCTCTATCAGGCATAGGCAAGGATGAAGCAATAGGTAGAAAGTGCTATGAGGTGTTTCGCGGCCCTCTGTGTCATTCTCCTGCTTGTCCACTGACCCGTATTTCCCAGGGCGAAGGGCGCGTCGAATGTGATGTTGAAAAAAAGCGAAGTGATGGTACCACAGTACCGTGTATTTTGACGGCAACTCCGGTTCGGACTCCCGGTGGAAAACTAGTTGGTATAGTTGAGGACTTTAAAGACATCACCGAACGGAAAAAGACAGAGGCAGCCCTGCGGGAGAGCGAAAGACAAAAACAGGCTATTCTGGACGCTTCAGTTGATATGATTGTGCAGATTGATAAGGAGATGCGGATAGTTTGGGCAAATAAGACGGCCGGGGCCATACTTAATGAAAAACCAGAGAATCTCACAGGACATACCTGTCATAAAGTTTATCAAAACTCCGACACTCCCTGCCCTGATTGTCCATGCAAAAGGGCCTTGGAAAGCGGGCAGATTGAGCACGGCATCAAGTATCAGCCGGCTATGAACGTTGTAGGAGAATCCTACTGGGAAGATTATGGGATACCACTCAAGAATGAATCCGGTGAAGTGGTTGGACTCATTGAGATAGCGCGGAATGTTACGGGAAAAATGAAGGCCGAAAAGGCCCTGAGAGAGAGTGAGGAAAAACTGGCGGGACTCGTCGATTCGATAACCGATCTCATGATCATGGTGGACGAACATTTTAATATCATATGGACAAACGACCTTGCAGCTAATTTCTGCCGCACGGATCTGGTTGGTGAGAAGTGCTATACTGCTTACCATAGAAGCAACGAAAATTGTGTATCGTGCATCGTGAAGGAATGTTTTAAGGACGGCGACGTCCACGAATTTGAGACGGAAATCGTCGGGCCGGATGGAAAACAGCGGGTCTTCTGGGGTACGGCGAGTGTGGCTGCGCGTTATGAGGATGGCCGTCCCAGGGCGGTGGTAGAATTTCTACGCGATATCACGGACCGTAAACAGGCTGAAAGGGATATCAAGATACTCAAACAACAAATGGAGTTCATCCTTGGGGCCACAAAAACCGGCCTCGATATTATTGATTCACAATTCAACATCCGATACATCGATCCGGAATGGAAAAAGCTATACGGCGATCCCACCGGAAGAAAGTGTTATGAATACTTTATGGGACGAAGCGAGATATGCCCTGGCTGTGGAATTCCCAGGGCCTTGGAAACAAAGGCCATTACCGTCACTGAAGAAATCCTGGTTAAGGAAGGTGATAGGCCAATACAGGTTACTACCATACCGTTCCAGGATGATAAGGGAGAATGGCTGGTTGCTGAAGTAAATGTCGATATTGCCGAGAGAAAACGGATCGAGGAAGAAAAAAGGAAAATCGAGGCCCAACTACTTCAGGCCCAAAAGATGGAGGCCATTGGTACTCTTGCAGGTGGCATTGCCCATGATTTCAATAACTTGCTTACGGGACTTCAAGGGCGTGTTTCGCTGATGCTCATGCATACCGATCACTCCCATTTCGAATACCTCAAGGAACTAGAGGACATAGTTCAAAGGGGAGCCCATCTGACCAAACAGCTTCTAGGCTTTGCCAGACGCGGAAAATATGAGGTTAACCCTACTGATCTCAATGAATTGATCGATAAGAGTTCCGGGATGTTCGGCCGTACCCAAAAAGAGATAAGAATTCACAGAAAACTCCGGGAAGGCATCTGGACAACTGAGGTAGATGCGAGTCAAATTGAACAGGTAATGCTGAATCTTTATGTGAATGCCTGGCAGGCCATGCCTGAAGGTGGAGATTTATATCTCCAAACTGAAAACGTTATACTTGATGAGAGCTATGTCCAGCCCTTCAATGTCAAGTCGGGCCGGTATGTCAAAATTTCGGTTACCGATACTGGAGTTGGTATGGATAAGGTAACTCAACAAAGGATATTTGAGCCATTCTTTACCACCAAAGAGATAGGAAGGGGAACTGGTTTGGGCCTTGCCTCTACCTACGGAATCATCAAAAATCATGGCGGCATCATAAATGTTTATAGCGAAATAGGTCACGGAACCACTTTTGCTATTTACCTGCCCGCCTCGGAAAAGAAGATAGTAAAAAAACAAAAGGCATCTGAAACGCTGCTGAGCGGTAACGAAACAGTCCTTCTTGTTGATGATGAAGATATGGTTATCGATATCAGCCGGGAGATATTGCAGACACTGGGCTACCAGGTTTTATCGGCCACAAGCGGACACGACGCCTTGGAAATTTATGCAAAGCATAAGGATACCATTGATGTAGTTGTCCTCGACATGATTATGCCGGGCATGGGTGGTGGTGCAGTCTATGATCGCTTGAAGGAGATCAATCCCAATGTAAAATGCCTGCTGGCCAGCGGATATAGCATGAACGGCCAGGCGACCGAGATATTGGAACGCGGTTGTAGTGGTTTTATCCAGAAGCCATTCAATATGGAGCAATTTTCACAAAAGGTAAGAGAAGTCTTGGATACATTAAACAGTAAGTAA
- a CDS encoding ABC transporter permease, whose protein sequence is MFRPKRLYAITLKEFIQIYRDPRSLAMVILLPVLLIVLFGYAVTFDIKHVPMAVFDQDRTQRSRDFIQLFANSRYFSVHSYRDNYPEIIGDMDAGRIKFGLVIPARFSRALSAGQAVPVQVLLDGSDPNTANIVLSYVNGITEIFNGTIRRDKIPVTARVRVWFNEEMESKNSIVPGLIAVIMTVIGALLTSLTVAREWERGTMEGLISTPVKKLELILGKLIPYFVLGMVDMFIAVASSRLIFDVPLRGSFAVLVFISGIFMIGSIAFGFFLSVIAKNQHMANQLAIFTTFLPAFLLSGFLFPIMNMPALLQIITHVIPARHFVAALRAIYLKGLGLDLLWMQTVILAIIGLVGIAAAYMKFKKFLE, encoded by the coding sequence GTGTTCAGGCCTAAACGTCTTTACGCCATTACCCTGAAAGAATTTATCCAGATATACCGTGATCCCCGCAGCCTGGCTATGGTTATATTACTGCCTGTTCTGCTCATTGTCCTCTTCGGGTATGCGGTGACCTTTGACATTAAACACGTTCCTATGGCTGTTTTTGATCAGGATCGAACTCAGAGGAGCCGCGATTTCATACAACTCTTTGCCAACTCCCGGTATTTTTCCGTACACAGCTACCGGGATAACTATCCGGAAATCATCGGGGATATGGACGCCGGTCGTATTAAATTCGGCCTCGTCATCCCGGCCAGGTTTTCACGGGCATTATCTGCCGGCCAGGCAGTCCCGGTTCAAGTACTCCTGGATGGAAGCGACCCCAACACGGCCAATATCGTCCTGAGCTATGTCAACGGGATTACCGAGATATTCAACGGCACAATCCGGAGGGACAAAATTCCCGTCACTGCCCGGGTGCGCGTCTGGTTTAACGAAGAGATGGAGAGCAAGAATTCTATAGTCCCGGGCCTGATTGCGGTCATTATGACCGTGATCGGGGCGCTTTTGACTTCCCTTACGGTGGCCCGTGAGTGGGAGAGGGGCACTATGGAAGGTCTCATCTCGACCCCGGTAAAAAAGCTGGAGCTTATCCTGGGAAAACTCATCCCGTATTTCGTCCTGGGCATGGTGGATATGTTTATTGCCGTAGCCTCCAGCCGATTGATTTTTGATGTGCCTCTGCGCGGCAGTTTCGCGGTGCTGGTATTTATCTCCGGTATATTCATGATAGGTTCCATTGCCTTTGGCTTCTTCTTGTCGGTCATCGCCAAAAATCAACACATGGCCAATCAACTAGCCATATTTACCACGTTTCTGCCCGCCTTCCTGTTATCAGGTTTTCTCTTTCCTATTATGAATATGCCTGCTCTATTACAGATTATCACCCACGTTATTCCGGCCCGGCACTTTGTTGCGGCTCTGAGGGCCATCTATCTCAAGGGGCTTGGGTTAGACTTGTTATGGATGCAGACCGTAATCCTGGCCATAATCGGCCTGGTCGGTATAGCCGCGGCATATATGAAGTTCAAAAAATTTCTGGAGTAA
- the typA gene encoding translational GTPase TypA encodes MKRYAKNEKLRNIAIIAHVDHGKTTLVDTMFRQSGLFRVGQEVDERIMDSMDLERERGITIAAKNCAVVWKGTKINIIDTPGHADFGGEVERALSMADGALLLVDASEGPLPQTRFVLKKTFEAGLKIIVMINKIDRKDARPDEVLNEIYDLFIDLGATEEQLDFPLLYAIGREGIAQKALEEKGENLHVLFDTILEEIPAPSYDPEEAFQMLVADLGYSDYLGRLAIGRVFNGKAKYNDSLVCIDEQGKQLPLKISKLQIYEGMNLREVDFVEPGDIVVLSGLESVNIGDTICTKDSPKPLKRITVDEPTVSMKFTINNSPFGGKEGKFVQSSKIWERLGKEMQKNVAIKVEEAADKESFIVKGRGEFQMAILIETMRREGFELCVGRPEVIYKYKDGKRHEPIEQLFIDCSENFLGIVTEKLSIRKGKMTNLVNNGRGRVRIEFSIPSRALIGYRDEFLTDTKGTGIMNSYFIGYEEYRGDFPARSTGSMVADRQGKSVAYALFNLEPRGQLFIPPGEAVYEGMVVGEHNRENDIDVNPCKEKKLSNMRASGRDENVILTPARLMTLESAIHFIGEDELVEVTPLSIRLRKAVLTAQQRHTMRASKKKENGR; translated from the coding sequence ATGAAGAGATATGCAAAAAATGAAAAGCTAAGAAATATTGCCATCATCGCCCATGTTGACCACGGAAAGACCACGCTTGTTGACACTATGTTCAGACAGAGCGGATTGTTCAGGGTAGGGCAGGAAGTGGACGAAAGAATAATGGACAGCATGGACCTGGAACGGGAAAGAGGCATCACCATTGCCGCGAAAAACTGCGCCGTAGTCTGGAAAGGTACAAAAATAAACATCATAGACACCCCTGGACATGCGGATTTCGGGGGTGAAGTAGAACGGGCGCTCAGCATGGCTGACGGCGCGCTTCTCCTGGTGGACGCTTCGGAAGGCCCTCTCCCCCAGACGCGTTTCGTCCTGAAAAAAACGTTCGAGGCAGGTCTGAAGATTATCGTGATGATAAACAAGATCGACCGCAAAGATGCGCGTCCTGACGAAGTCTTGAACGAGATATACGACCTGTTTATAGACCTTGGCGCTACGGAAGAACAGCTTGACTTCCCTTTGCTGTATGCCATAGGCCGTGAGGGCATTGCACAGAAGGCTCTGGAGGAAAAAGGTGAGAACCTCCATGTACTTTTTGACACCATTCTGGAGGAGATACCGGCGCCTTCCTATGACCCGGAAGAAGCATTCCAGATGCTGGTTGCAGACCTGGGTTATTCCGATTATCTCGGCCGTCTGGCTATAGGCAGGGTTTTCAATGGCAAGGCGAAATACAACGACAGCCTGGTTTGTATTGATGAGCAAGGCAAACAGCTCCCGCTCAAGATTTCAAAACTACAGATCTACGAAGGAATGAACCTCAGAGAGGTTGATTTTGTGGAGCCCGGCGATATTGTTGTCCTCTCAGGACTGGAATCCGTCAATATAGGCGACACCATCTGCACGAAAGATTCCCCAAAGCCGCTGAAACGGATAACGGTTGACGAGCCTACCGTTTCCATGAAATTCACCATAAACAACTCGCCATTTGGAGGGAAAGAAGGCAAGTTCGTACAATCCAGCAAGATATGGGAGCGCCTCGGGAAGGAGATGCAGAAAAACGTGGCCATAAAGGTAGAAGAAGCCGCGGACAAAGAGAGTTTCATTGTCAAGGGCAGAGGCGAGTTTCAGATGGCTATACTCATCGAGACCATGCGAAGAGAAGGATTTGAGCTTTGTGTAGGCCGTCCCGAAGTCATTTACAAATACAAGGATGGAAAAAGGCATGAGCCTATAGAACAACTTTTTATTGACTGTAGTGAGAATTTTCTGGGGATTGTGACGGAAAAGCTTTCTATCCGGAAAGGCAAGATGACAAACCTTGTCAATAACGGCAGGGGCCGGGTAAGGATAGAATTCAGCATTCCTTCACGGGCGCTTATAGGCTACCGGGACGAATTCCTTACCGATACCAAAGGTACGGGCATCATGAACTCGTATTTTATAGGCTATGAGGAATACCGGGGCGATTTCCCCGCGCGCTCTACCGGTTCCATGGTGGCCGACAGGCAAGGAAAGTCTGTAGCTTACGCCCTTTTTAACCTTGAGCCGAGGGGGCAGCTTTTTATTCCACCAGGTGAGGCCGTTTATGAGGGCATGGTGGTCGGCGAGCATAACCGGGAGAATGACATCGACGTAAATCCCTGCAAAGAAAAAAAGCTATCCAACATGCGCGCGTCAGGGAGAGACGAAAATGTAATCCTCACACCGGCCAGACTGATGACGCTCGAAAGCGCGATACATTTTATCGGCGAAGACGAACTGGTCGAGGTCACCCCTCTATCCATACGGCTGCGAAAGGCCGTGCTCACCGCCCAGCAGAGACATACGATGAGGGCATCGAAGAAAAAGGAGAACGGCAGATAG
- a CDS encoding DUF763 domain-containing protein: protein MAADNLRTGIANLPLHYGKAPRWLFSRMVKLAREITIVIVSEFGPEEMLKKLSNPFWFQAFGCVLGFDWHSSGLTTTVCGALKEGIKDISLDLELMVAGGKGAASRKTPDEILKTGDTFKIEPSPLIYASRMAAKVDNNALQDGYQLYHHCFIFTNSGSWAVIQQGMNESTHYARRYHWLGEGVKDFVCEPHAAICCDQKKPVFNMVAQESRIARETVTALSREKPDTLVRELKKIQTLSLPPRHEIQGGDINPDRVGQVLLKTHDRQPEEFSVLLGMPGVGAKTIRALSLIAELVYGVKPSFRDPARYSFAHGGKDGHPYPVDRKIYDRSIEVLQKAISQSKVGRTEKMEAVKRLAHYARCS, encoded by the coding sequence ATGGCCGCTGATAACTTGCGCACCGGAATAGCCAACCTACCTCTGCATTACGGGAAGGCCCCCCGATGGCTCTTTTCCCGGATGGTCAAACTGGCCCGTGAAATCACCATCGTCATCGTGAGTGAATTCGGGCCGGAAGAGATGTTAAAAAAGCTCTCTAATCCCTTCTGGTTTCAGGCCTTCGGTTGCGTTTTAGGCTTTGACTGGCATAGCTCCGGCCTTACGACCACGGTCTGCGGGGCCTTGAAAGAAGGCATCAAAGATATCTCTCTTGATCTGGAACTGATGGTTGCCGGCGGCAAGGGGGCTGCCTCCCGAAAGACCCCGGACGAAATCTTGAAGACCGGGGATACCTTTAAAATCGAACCATCGCCGCTCATATACGCCAGCCGCATGGCGGCCAAGGTGGATAACAACGCCCTCCAGGATGGTTATCAACTCTATCATCACTGTTTTATATTTACGAATAGCGGTTCATGGGCCGTCATACAGCAGGGCATGAACGAGAGTACCCATTATGCGCGTAGATATCACTGGCTCGGCGAAGGGGTAAAGGACTTCGTCTGTGAACCGCATGCCGCTATTTGCTGCGATCAGAAGAAGCCTGTCTTTAATATGGTGGCCCAGGAAAGCCGGATCGCAAGGGAAACCGTAACTGCCTTATCCAGAGAAAAACCTGATACTTTAGTTCGGGAATTAAAGAAGATTCAGACGCTCTCTCTACCTCCCCGCCATGAGATACAGGGAGGTGACATAAATCCGGATCGGGTGGGTCAGGTCCTCCTCAAAACCCATGACCGCCAGCCGGAAGAGTTTTCCGTACTTTTAGGGATGCCCGGAGTCGGCGCCAAAACCATACGGGCCCTTAGCCTCATAGCCGAACTGGTCTATGGGGTAAAACCCAGTTTCCGTGACCCGGCCCGTTATAGCTTCGCCCACGGCGGCAAAGACGGCCATCCCTATCCGGTGGATAGAAAAATTTATGATCGATCTATTGAAGTACTTCAGAAAGCAATCTCACAATCGAAAGTGGGAAGAACGGAAAAGATGGAGGCTGTAAAGAGGCTCGCCCACTATGCACGGTGTTCTTAA